Proteins encoded together in one Pseudomonas arsenicoxydans window:
- a CDS encoding methionine ABC transporter permease yields the protein MWFDRLLQGFIDTFLMVGVSSLIALLAGIPLAVILVTSSKGGIYEAPGLNRALGAFVNLFRSIPFLILMVALIPFTRLIVGTTYGIWAAVVPLTIAATPFFARIAEVSLREVDHGLIEAAQAMGCRRWHIVWHVLLPEALPGIVGGFTITLVTMINSSAMAGAIGAGGLGDIAYRYGYQRFDSQIMLTVIVLLVVLVAVIQLGGDRLARGLNKR from the coding sequence ATGTGGTTTGATCGCTTGCTGCAAGGCTTCATCGACACGTTTTTGATGGTCGGTGTGTCGTCGCTGATTGCGCTGCTGGCGGGCATACCGTTGGCGGTGATCCTCGTCACCAGTTCCAAGGGCGGGATCTATGAAGCACCCGGGCTGAACCGTGCGTTGGGCGCGTTCGTGAACCTGTTTCGCTCGATTCCGTTTTTGATTTTGATGGTGGCGCTGATCCCGTTTACCCGGCTGATCGTCGGCACCACGTATGGCATCTGGGCCGCCGTGGTGCCACTGACCATTGCCGCCACACCGTTCTTTGCGCGCATTGCCGAAGTCAGTCTGCGCGAGGTCGATCACGGCTTGATCGAAGCGGCGCAAGCGATGGGTTGCCGGCGCTGGCACATCGTCTGGCATGTGTTGTTGCCAGAGGCGCTGCCAGGGATTGTCGGTGGTTTCACCATAACCCTGGTGACGATGATCAACTCGTCGGCCATGGCCGGAGCGATTGGTGCCGGAGGGCTTGGGGACATTGCGTACCGGTATGGTTATCAGCGATTTGATAGCCAGATTATGCTGACGGTAATTGTGCTGCTGGTGGTGTTGGTGGCGGTGATTCAGTTGGGCGGGGATCGTTTGGCGCGGGGTTTGAACAAGCGCTAA
- a CDS encoding amino acid ABC transporter permease, which yields MASSGLELLWVSLPQLGKGAAQTLSISFLSIAISTVGGVLYGVLRTLNSKSLNAILRVYLELFRAIPVLVWLYLLFFGLPIFFGLSIPGFWCAVLVLSLWGASEVGEVVRGALHSLPRGQREAGLSIGLNGPQLYGYVLLPQALKRMTPPTINVYTRIIKTSSLAVLIGVVDVIKVGQQIIERTYESVLIYGALFLFFFFICYPLSAASRVLERRWTQA from the coding sequence ATGGCCAGTTCGGGTCTTGAGTTGCTCTGGGTGTCGTTGCCGCAACTGGGCAAGGGCGCGGCGCAAACCCTGTCGATCTCGTTCCTGAGCATCGCCATCAGCACCGTCGGCGGTGTGCTCTACGGCGTGTTGCGCACGCTGAATTCGAAATCGCTGAACGCGATCCTGCGGGTCTACCTGGAATTGTTCCGGGCGATTCCGGTGCTGGTGTGGTTGTACCTGCTGTTTTTTGGCCTGCCGATTTTTTTCGGCCTGAGCATTCCTGGCTTTTGGTGCGCGGTGTTGGTGTTGTCGTTGTGGGGCGCCAGCGAGGTGGGCGAAGTGGTGCGCGGCGCATTGCATTCGTTGCCACGCGGGCAGCGTGAGGCAGGGTTGTCGATTGGCCTCAACGGCCCGCAACTCTACGGCTACGTGCTGCTGCCCCAGGCGCTGAAGCGCATGACGCCGCCAACCATCAACGTCTACACGCGGATCATCAAGACCAGTTCCCTGGCCGTGCTGATCGGTGTGGTGGACGTGATCAAGGTCGGCCAGCAAATCATCGAACGCACCTACGAATCAGTGCTGATCTACGGCGCACTGTTCCTGTTTTTCTTTTTCATCTGCTACCCGCTGTCAGCCGCCTCGCGCGTGTTGGAGCGGCGCTGGACGCAAGCATGA
- a CDS encoding efflux RND transporter permease subunit: MKGSFNLSEWALKHQSFVWYLMFVALLMGVFSYMNLGREEDPSFTIKTMVIQTRWPGATQEETLKQVTDRIEKKLEELDSLDYVKSYTRPGESTVFVNLRDTTSAKDIPEIWYQVRKKINDIRGDFPKGLQGPGFNDEFGDVFGSVYAFTADGLSMRQLRDYVEQVRGEIREVPGLGKVEMIGEQDEVLYLNFSTRKLAALGIDQRQVVQSLQAQNAVTPAGVIEAGPERISVRTSGQFDSEKDLANVNLRLNDRFYRLADIADISRGYVDPATPEFRFNGHPAIGLAIAMKKGGNIQVFGKALHQRMTDLTADLPVGVGVHTVSDQAEVVEKAVGGFTSALFEAVVIVLIVSFVSLGVRAGLVVACSIPLVLAMVFVFMEYSGITMQRISLGALIIALGLLVDDAMITVEMMVTRLEMGETKEQAATFAYTSTAFPMLTGTLVTVAGFVPIGLNASSAGEYTFTLFAVIAVAMLVSWIVAVLFAPVIGVHILSANVKPHDAEPGRIGRAFNYGMLWSMRNRWWAIGITVALFLASVFCMQFVQNQFFPSSDRPEILVDLNLPQNASIGETRKAVDKLEATLKDDPDIVRWSTYIGEGAIRFYLPLDQQLQNPYYAQLVIVSKDLESRIALSQRLRERLRKDFVGIGSYVQALEMGPPVGRPIQYRVSGKDIDQVRKQAIALATVLDKNSHIGEIIYDWNEPGKVLRIDIAQDKARQLGLSSEDVANLMNSIVVGAPITQVDDDIYLINVVGRAEDAERGTPETLQNLQIVTPGGTSIPLLAFATVRYDLEQPLVWRRDRKPTITVKAAMRDEIQPTDLVKQLKPDIDKFAASLPVGYSVATGGTVEESGKAQGPIAKVVPLMLFLMATFLMIQLHSVQKLFLVASVAPLGLIGVVLALIPTGTPMGFVAILGILALIGIIIRNSVILVTQINALEKEGHLPWDAVAKATEHRRRPILLTAAAASLGMIPIAREVFWGPMAYAMIGGIIIATLLTLLFLPALYVAWYKIREPKKDAAS; encoded by the coding sequence ATGAAAGGGAGTTTCAACTTATCCGAATGGGCTCTCAAGCATCAGTCGTTTGTCTGGTATTTGATGTTCGTCGCGCTGTTGATGGGCGTGTTCTCGTACATGAACCTGGGCCGCGAGGAAGACCCGTCCTTCACCATCAAAACCATGGTGATCCAGACCCGTTGGCCTGGCGCGACCCAGGAAGAGACCCTCAAGCAGGTCACTGACCGCATCGAGAAAAAACTCGAGGAGCTCGACTCCCTCGACTACGTGAAAAGCTACACCCGTCCCGGCGAGTCCACAGTGTTCGTCAACCTGCGCGATACCACCAGTGCCAAGGACATCCCGGAGATCTGGTATCAGGTGCGCAAGAAGATCAACGACATTCGCGGCGATTTCCCCAAGGGCCTGCAAGGACCGGGGTTTAACGACGAATTCGGTGATGTATTCGGTTCGGTGTACGCCTTTACCGCAGATGGCTTGTCGATGCGCCAGCTGCGCGATTATGTGGAGCAAGTGCGCGGCGAAATTCGTGAAGTGCCGGGGTTGGGCAAGGTCGAGATGATCGGTGAGCAGGACGAAGTCCTCTACCTGAATTTCTCCACCCGCAAACTGGCGGCGCTAGGCATTGATCAGCGCCAAGTGGTGCAGAGCCTGCAAGCGCAGAACGCGGTGACCCCGGCCGGGGTGATCGAAGCGGGGCCGGAGCGCATTTCGGTGCGCACCTCTGGGCAGTTCGATTCCGAGAAGGACCTGGCCAACGTCAACTTGCGACTCAATGATCGCTTCTACCGTTTGGCCGACATCGCTGACATCAGCCGTGGTTACGTTGACCCGGCGACACCGGAGTTTCGCTTCAACGGCCACCCGGCCATCGGCCTCGCCATTGCGATGAAGAAGGGCGGCAACATCCAGGTGTTCGGCAAGGCATTGCACCAGCGCATGACCGACCTGACCGCGGACTTGCCGGTGGGCGTCGGTGTACACACCGTGTCCGACCAGGCCGAAGTGGTGGAAAAAGCCGTCGGCGGTTTCACCAGTGCGTTGTTCGAAGCGGTAGTGATCGTGCTGATCGTCAGTTTCGTCAGCCTCGGCGTGCGCGCCGGGCTGGTGGTGGCGTGCTCGATCCCGCTGGTGCTGGCGATGGTCTTCGTCTTCATGGAATACAGCGGCATCACCATGCAACGGATTTCCCTCGGTGCGCTGATCATCGCCCTCGGCTTGCTGGTGGACGATGCGATGATCACGGTGGAGATGATGGTCACGCGCCTGGAAATGGGCGAGACCAAGGAGCAGGCGGCGACGTTCGCCTACACCTCGACCGCGTTCCCGATGCTCACCGGCACCCTGGTGACCGTCGCCGGTTTTGTGCCGATTGGCCTCAACGCCAGTTCGGCCGGCGAGTACACCTTCACCTTGTTCGCAGTAATTGCCGTGGCGATGCTGGTGTCGTGGATCGTCGCGGTGCTGTTCGCCCCGGTGATTGGCGTACACATCCTCAGCGCCAATGTGAAACCCCATGACGCCGAGCCCGGACGCATCGGCCGTGCGTTCAATTACGGCATGCTGTGGTCGATGCGCAATCGCTGGTGGGCCATCGGCATCACCGTTGCGCTGTTCCTGGCATCGGTATTTTGCATGCAGTTCGTGCAAAACCAGTTCTTCCCGTCCTCGGACCGCCCGGAAATCCTGGTCGACTTGAACCTGCCGCAAAACGCCTCCATCGGCGAAACCCGCAAGGCTGTGGATAAACTTGAAGCAACGCTCAAGGACGATCCGGATATCGTGCGCTGGAGCACGTACATCGGCGAGGGTGCGATTCGTTTCTACCTGCCGCTCGACCAGCAACTGCAGAACCCGTACTACGCGCAACTGGTCATCGTCAGCAAAGACCTGGAGTCGCGCATCGCCCTCAGCCAGCGCCTGCGTGAACGGTTGCGCAAAGATTTCGTCGGCATCGGCAGCTACGTCCAGGCGCTGGAAATGGGCCCGCCGGTCGGCCGTCCGATCCAATACCGGGTCAGCGGCAAGGACATCGATCAGGTGCGCAAACAGGCGATCGCCCTGGCCACCGTACTGGACAAAAACTCGCACATCGGCGAGATCATTTACGACTGGAACGAGCCGGGCAAAGTCCTGCGTATCGACATCGCCCAAGACAAGGCGCGGCAGTTGGGGCTGTCGTCGGAAGACGTGGCCAACCTGATGAACAGCATCGTCGTGGGGGCGCCGATCACCCAGGTCGATGACGATATCTACCTGATCAACGTCGTGGGCCGAGCTGAAGACGCGGAACGCGGCACGCCGGAAACCCTGCAGAACTTACAGATCGTGACGCCGGGCGGCACTTCCATACCGCTGCTGGCGTTCGCCACCGTGCGCTATGACCTGGAACAGCCGCTGGTCTGGCGCCGCGACCGCAAGCCGACCATCACCGTCAAGGCCGCGATGCGCGACGAGATACAACCGACCGACCTGGTGAAACAGCTCAAGCCGGACATCGACAAATTCGCCGCCAGTTTGCCAGTGGGTTACTCGGTTGCCACCGGCGGTACGGTAGAGGAAAGCGGCAAGGCCCAAGGGCCGATTGCCAAGGTGGTGCCGTTGATGTTGTTCCTGATGGCAACCTTCCTGATGATCCAGTTGCACAGTGTGCAGAAGCTGTTCCTGGTGGCGAGTGTCGCACCGCTCGGGTTGATCGGCGTAGTGCTGGCGCTGATTCCGACGGGCACGCCGATGGGCTTCGTGGCGATCCTGGGGATTCTGGCGCTGATCGGCATCATCATCCGCAACTCGGTGATTCTGGTGACTCAGATCAATGCGTTGGAGAAGGAAGGCCATTTACCGTGGGATGCCGTAGCGAAGGCCACGGAGCATCGTCGTCGACCGATTCTGTTGACCGCGGCGGCGGCGAGCCTGGGGATGATCCCGATTGCCCGGGAAGTGTTCTGGGGACCGATGGCGTACGCGATGATTGGCGGGATCATCATCGCCACCTTGCTGACGTTGCTGTTTTTGCCGGCGCTTTATGTGGCCTGGTACAAAATCCGCGAGCCGAAGAAAGACGCAGCGTCATAA
- a CDS encoding efflux RND transporter periplasmic adaptor subunit: protein MKRLLLVCTAVLLVACSKKEPPPEPVRPVLSIKVEALDEENLGRFAGSIQARYESNVGFRVPGRIASRQVDVGTEVDKDALLATLDPTDQQNQLRSAQGNLASVQAQFINAQANARRQQELFDRGVGAQAQLDVAQTDLKTTQASLDQAKAAVDQAKDQLNYVELHADHKAIVTAWNAEAGQVVSAGQQVVTLAQPDIKEAVIDLPDILVDQLPTDVVFQVAGQLDPSITTTATIREIEPQAQSATRTRRARLTLTETPPGFRLGTAISVTLSSAIKPRIELPLSALQEVDGKTRIWIIDAQAQTVAPRDVSLISRTDSTMILADGVKSGERVVSAGVNSLKSGQKVKIDEVSP, encoded by the coding sequence ATGAAGCGCCTGTTATTGGTCTGCACCGCGGTGCTGCTGGTCGCCTGCTCGAAAAAAGAACCACCGCCGGAGCCCGTGCGTCCGGTGCTGTCGATCAAGGTCGAGGCGCTGGATGAAGAAAATCTTGGCCGCTTCGCCGGCAGCATCCAGGCACGCTATGAAAGCAACGTCGGCTTCCGCGTGCCGGGACGCATCGCCAGCCGTCAGGTCGATGTCGGTACCGAAGTCGACAAGGACGCATTGCTCGCCACGCTGGACCCCACCGATCAGCAGAACCAGCTGCGTTCCGCGCAAGGCAATCTGGCCAGTGTCCAGGCCCAATTCATCAACGCCCAGGCCAATGCCCGCCGGCAGCAAGAGTTGTTTGATCGCGGTGTGGGCGCCCAAGCGCAACTCGACGTCGCACAGACTGACTTGAAGACCACCCAGGCTTCTCTCGATCAGGCGAAGGCTGCGGTCGACCAAGCCAAGGATCAGCTCAACTACGTCGAACTGCACGCCGACCACAAAGCCATCGTCACCGCGTGGAATGCCGAAGCCGGGCAAGTTGTCAGCGCAGGCCAGCAAGTGGTGACCCTGGCGCAACCGGACATCAAGGAAGCCGTGATCGACCTGCCCGATATTCTGGTCGATCAGTTGCCGACGGACGTGGTTTTCCAGGTCGCGGGACAACTGGACCCGAGCATCACCACGACGGCGACCATTCGCGAGATCGAACCCCAGGCCCAAAGCGCGACCCGTACCCGTCGCGCCCGCCTGACCCTGACTGAAACACCACCCGGTTTTCGTCTGGGCACCGCGATCAGCGTGACCCTCAGCTCGGCGATCAAACCGCGAATCGAGCTGCCCTTGAGCGCGCTGCAGGAGGTGGATGGCAAAACCCGCATCTGGATCATCGATGCGCAGGCTCAGACCGTGGCCCCACGTGATGTCAGCCTGATCAGCCGTACTGATTCGACGATGATCCTGGCCGATGGTGTGAAGTCCGGCGAGCGGGTAGTCAGTGCCGGTGTGAACAGCCTGAAGTCCGGGCAAAAAGTCAAAATCGACGAGGTCAGCCCGTAA
- a CDS encoding class I SAM-dependent methyltransferase has protein sequence MKQTPADLEQITSTTLGHYNSVAEGFREGTRDHDVSQNIDALLRHIQTEAPFDILDFGCGPGRDLKTFTRMGHTAVGLDGSEKFAQMAREDSGCEVWQQDFLKLDLPAERFDGIFANAVLFHIPRQELPRVLKELRGALKPGGVLFSSNPRGENQEGWNGPRYGAYHDLAAWQDLLTEAGFVELEHYYRPAGLPREQQPWLASVWRNPA, from the coding sequence ATGAAACAGACCCCCGCCGACCTCGAGCAGATCACCTCCACCACTCTGGGCCATTACAACTCGGTGGCCGAAGGTTTTCGCGAAGGGACTCGCGATCATGATGTCAGCCAGAACATCGATGCCCTGCTGCGGCATATTCAGACTGAAGCGCCGTTCGACATTCTCGACTTTGGCTGCGGTCCGGGGCGAGATCTGAAAACCTTCACGCGCATGGGCCACACGGCTGTCGGGCTGGATGGTTCAGAGAAGTTTGCGCAAATGGCGCGTGAAGACAGTGGTTGCGAGGTGTGGCAGCAGGACTTTCTGAAGCTGGATCTGCCGGCTGAGCGCTTCGACGGGATTTTTGCCAATGCGGTGCTGTTTCATATCCCGCGCCAGGAATTGCCTCGGGTGTTGAAGGAGCTACGCGGGGCGCTGAAACCCGGTGGCGTGTTGTTCAGTTCCAATCCACGCGGGGAAAATCAGGAAGGCTGGAATGGGCCGCGGTACGGGGCGTACCACGACCTGGCGGCGTGGCAGGATTTGCTGACCGAAGCCGGATTTGTCGAGCTGGAGCATTACTACCGGCCGGCGGGGCTGCCGCGAGAGCAACAGCCTTGGCTGGCTAGTGTCTGGCGTAATCCCGCGTAG
- a CDS encoding AAA family ATPase — MLKTLAVANYRSINKLVIPLGRLNLITGPNGSGKSNLYRALRLLAETAQGGVVNALAREGGLDSTFWAGPENITRRMRNGEVPIEATVRHGAKRLRLGFAGEDFGYSISLGLPESNGHFMLPGHSSPIASRFSLDPQIKRECLWAGAFYRPASLLVDRDGPMIRTRASRTWEVQAQHTPIFDSLFDQVGSLRTSPEVLEMREFIRRWRFYDHFRSDADAPVRQPQLGTRTPVLHHDGRDLAAALQTIIEIGDPEALWNAISDAFPGARLNIAPLPGGRFAIEFYQEGLLRPLSAAELSDGTLRYLLLVAALLTPRPPTLMVLNEPETSLHPDLLPALARLIIRVSEQCQVWVVSHARRLISALQEDPECNCIVLEKTLGQTGIVGQRMLDEPAWYWPD; from the coding sequence ATGCTTAAGACCCTCGCGGTGGCCAATTACCGCTCGATCAATAAATTGGTGATTCCGCTGGGCCGGTTGAACCTGATCACAGGCCCCAACGGCAGCGGCAAATCCAACCTCTATCGCGCCTTGCGCCTGCTGGCGGAAACCGCCCAGGGTGGAGTGGTCAATGCCTTGGCCCGCGAGGGTGGGCTGGACTCGACGTTCTGGGCCGGGCCGGAAAACATCACCCGGCGCATGCGAAACGGCGAGGTGCCGATCGAAGCGACCGTGCGCCACGGTGCCAAACGCCTGCGACTGGGGTTTGCCGGTGAAGACTTCGGCTACTCGATCAGCCTGGGTTTACCCGAATCCAATGGCCATTTCATGTTACCCGGACACAGTTCACCCATTGCGTCACGTTTCAGCCTCGACCCGCAAATCAAGCGTGAATGTCTTTGGGCCGGGGCATTCTATCGTCCAGCGAGCCTGTTGGTGGATCGCGACGGCCCGATGATCCGCACCCGAGCGAGCCGCACCTGGGAAGTGCAGGCACAACACACGCCGATTTTCGACAGTCTGTTCGATCAGGTCGGCAGTCTGCGCACCTCGCCGGAGGTTCTGGAGATGCGCGAGTTCATCCGCCGCTGGCGCTTCTACGATCACTTTCGCAGCGACGCCGACGCGCCGGTGCGTCAACCGCAACTGGGCACCCGAACGCCGGTTCTGCATCACGACGGCAGAGATCTGGCGGCAGCGCTACAGACCATTATTGAAATTGGCGACCCCGAAGCACTGTGGAACGCAATCAGCGACGCCTTTCCCGGTGCACGATTGAACATCGCGCCGTTGCCGGGCGGGCGGTTTGCGATTGAGTTTTATCAGGAAGGGTTGCTGCGGCCATTGTCCGCGGCCGAGTTGTCAGACGGAACGCTGCGGTATTTGCTGCTGGTGGCGGCACTGCTGACGCCTCGGCCACCGACGCTGATGGTGCTGAACGAGCCGGAAACCAGCCTGCACCCGGACCTGTTGCCGGCGTTGGCGCGATTGATTATCCGCGTTTCTGAGCAATGCCAGGTGTGGGTCGTGTCGCATGCCCGACGGTTAATTTCGGCGTTGCAGGAAGATCCAGAATGCAATTGCATTGTGCTGGAGAAAACCTTGGGCCAGACCGGGATTGTCGGGCAGCGAATGCTGGATGAGCCGGCTTGGTATTGGCCGGATTGA
- a CDS encoding transporter substrate-binding domain-containing protein → MKTAKTSLLLLPLLGLALLAGCNKTEAPAKPATTSASYLEKIKARDKLIVGVFTDKPPFGFVNEAGRYVGFDTDIGRQFAKDLLGDENKVEFVAVEPASRIPFLQSDKVDLILANMTVTPERKEAVEFTNPNLKVAVQALVPESSSVKNLDDLATRTTIVTTGTTADIWLTKNHPDWKLLKFEKNSESLQALANGRGDAYAQDNLVLFSWAKQNPGYRVLSQTLGAEAPIAPAVKKGNIELRDWVNTELAKLGEEKYLLKLYDQYVRKELSDDTKPESVIVEGGKWQG, encoded by the coding sequence ATGAAAACTGCCAAGACTTCACTGCTGCTACTCCCGCTGCTCGGCCTCGCGTTGCTGGCCGGTTGCAACAAAACCGAAGCGCCTGCCAAACCTGCGACCACCAGCGCCAGCTATCTGGAAAAAATCAAGGCGCGGGACAAGCTGATCGTCGGGGTCTTCACTGACAAGCCGCCGTTCGGGTTCGTCAATGAGGCCGGGCGTTATGTGGGGTTCGATACCGACATCGGCCGTCAATTCGCCAAGGACCTGCTGGGCGATGAGAACAAAGTCGAGTTCGTCGCGGTGGAACCTGCCAGCCGGATTCCATTCCTGCAAAGCGACAAGGTCGATCTGATCCTGGCCAACATGACGGTCACCCCGGAGCGCAAGGAAGCCGTGGAGTTCACCAACCCGAACCTCAAGGTGGCGGTGCAGGCGTTGGTGCCTGAGTCGAGTTCGGTGAAAAACCTCGACGACCTGGCGACTCGCACCACCATCGTGACCACAGGCACCACGGCGGATATCTGGCTGACCAAGAACCACCCGGACTGGAAGCTGCTGAAGTTCGAAAAGAACTCTGAGTCGCTGCAAGCTTTGGCCAATGGTCGTGGTGATGCCTATGCGCAGGACAATCTGGTGCTGTTCAGCTGGGCCAAGCAGAACCCGGGCTACCGCGTTCTGAGCCAGACGCTGGGGGCTGAAGCACCGATTGCGCCAGCGGTGAAGAAGGGCAATATCGAACTGCGTGACTGGGTGAATACCGAGTTGGCGAAGCTGGGCGAAGAGAAGTATCTGCTCAAGCTGTATGACCAATACGTGCGCAAAGAGCTGAGCGATGACACCAAGCCTGAAAGCGTGATTGTCGAGGGTGGGAAGTGGCAGGGGTGA
- a CDS encoding amino acid ABC transporter ATP-binding protein: protein MSALIEFKGFNKFFGEQQVLDGIDLKVNPGEVIVILGPSGCGKSTLLRCLNGLEVAHSGSLNFAGRELLDKGTDWREVRQQIGMVFQSYHLFPHMSVLDNLLLGPVKVQKRDRREARDQAEALLARVGLLDKRDAFPRQLSGGQQQRIAIVRSLCMNPKVMLFDEVTAALDPEMVKEVLEVIQGLAREGMTLLIVTHEMAFARAVADRIVFMDAGRILEQNPPEIFFTNPQTARAQQFLEKFSYVAALPKTTQTKELELL from the coding sequence ATGAGCGCACTGATCGAGTTCAAGGGTTTCAACAAGTTTTTCGGCGAGCAGCAGGTGCTCGATGGCATCGACCTGAAAGTGAATCCGGGCGAAGTCATCGTTATTCTCGGCCCCAGCGGCTGCGGAAAAAGCACCTTGTTGCGTTGCCTTAACGGTCTTGAAGTCGCCCACAGCGGCAGCTTGAATTTTGCCGGCCGCGAGTTGCTGGACAAGGGCACCGACTGGCGTGAAGTGCGACAACAGATCGGCATGGTGTTCCAGAGTTATCACTTGTTCCCGCACATGAGCGTGCTCGATAACTTGCTGCTAGGTCCGGTCAAAGTGCAGAAGCGCGACCGCCGTGAAGCGCGCGACCAGGCTGAAGCCCTGCTGGCGCGTGTGGGCCTGCTGGATAAGCGCGACGCCTTCCCGCGTCAGCTCTCCGGTGGACAGCAGCAACGCATCGCCATCGTCCGTTCGCTGTGCATGAACCCCAAAGTCATGCTCTTCGACGAAGTCACCGCCGCCCTCGACCCGGAAATGGTCAAGGAAGTGCTGGAAGTCATTCAAGGTCTGGCCCGCGAGGGCATGACCCTGCTGATCGTCACCCACGAAATGGCGTTTGCACGCGCCGTGGCTGACCGGATTGTGTTCATGGATGCCGGGCGAATCCTCGAACAAAACCCTCCCGAGATTTTCTTTACGAACCCGCAAACCGCACGAGCGCAGCAGTTCCTGGAGAAGTTCTCCTACGTCGCCGCACTACCCAAAACGACTCAAACAAAGGAACTGGAACTGCTATGA
- a CDS encoding DUF6124 family protein: MKRSVPDPPPETSTQGNPTDDPQRDRSALYRAIDFYLTGEQPSAPDELRFYNVSEDVSFEDTQLYVADLLRCASVTAYQCGDHLKGADRAMVFSVWHLLEIAKAMVDRSIDCLGMKQG; this comes from the coding sequence ATGAAAAGATCCGTCCCCGATCCACCTCCCGAAACATCCACCCAAGGCAATCCCACCGACGATCCTCAAAGAGACCGTTCCGCCCTTTATCGTGCGATCGACTTCTACCTCACCGGAGAACAGCCCTCAGCACCCGATGAGCTGCGGTTCTACAACGTCAGCGAAGACGTGAGCTTTGAAGACACCCAACTCTACGTCGCGGACCTGCTGCGCTGCGCTTCGGTCACGGCATATCAGTGTGGCGATCACCTCAAAGGGGCGGACCGGGCCATGGTGTTCTCTGTCTGGCATCTGCTGGAGATTGCCAAAGCCATGGTTGATCGCTCAATTGATTGTCTGGGTATGAAGCAGGGCTGA
- a CDS encoding efflux RND transporter periplasmic adaptor subunit, with protein MAGPGLKTVVGLSLLVLLTACGDKKPVEKDRPRVFVQEVKPADYAASVILTGDVQARVQTELSFRVGGKIVQRMVDVGDRVSAKQVLAKLDPKDLQTNVNSAQAQVVAEQARVTQTSAAFVRQQKLLPKGYTSQSEYDSAQAALRSSQSALTAAQAQLANAREQLSYTALIAEAPGVITARQAEVGQVVQATVPIFSLARDGERDAVFNVYESLLTERPEGETLAVSLLDNPAIKTTGTVREVTPAVSAQTGTVQVKVSLSSLPEGMQLGSVVSATAKLPGTAAVELPWSALTKNINEPAVWLIDGEGKAQLHTVTVGRYLTGKVIISAGLDGGEKVIIAGGQLLHPGVKVEIAENTYKDLAVEPQP; from the coding sequence ATGGCTGGTCCCGGATTGAAAACAGTGGTTGGCCTGAGCCTTCTTGTCCTGCTGACCGCGTGCGGCGATAAAAAGCCCGTTGAGAAGGACCGTCCACGGGTCTTCGTCCAAGAGGTAAAACCCGCGGATTACGCCGCGTCAGTGATACTCACCGGTGATGTTCAGGCCAGGGTCCAGACCGAACTGTCGTTCCGCGTGGGCGGCAAGATCGTGCAGCGCATGGTCGATGTCGGTGACCGGGTTTCGGCCAAGCAAGTGTTGGCCAAACTCGATCCCAAGGATCTGCAGACCAACGTCAACTCAGCCCAGGCTCAGGTGGTCGCCGAGCAAGCGCGGGTCACACAGACCTCCGCGGCCTTCGTTCGCCAGCAAAAGCTCCTGCCCAAGGGTTACACCAGCCAAAGCGAATACGACTCCGCGCAAGCGGCATTGCGCAGCAGTCAAAGCGCGCTGACGGCCGCGCAGGCGCAACTGGCCAACGCGCGCGAACAACTCAGCTATACCGCGCTGATTGCCGAAGCGCCGGGCGTGATTACAGCGCGTCAGGCCGAGGTCGGCCAGGTGGTGCAGGCGACGGTGCCGATTTTCAGTCTGGCGCGCGATGGCGAGCGTGACGCGGTGTTCAACGTCTACGAATCACTGCTGACGGAACGACCAGAAGGCGAAACCCTGGCGGTCAGTCTGCTCGACAACCCGGCGATCAAAACCACCGGCACCGTGCGCGAAGTCACCCCGGCCGTCTCGGCGCAGACCGGCACGGTGCAGGTCAAAGTCAGCCTGAGCAGCCTGCCCGAAGGCATGCAACTGGGCTCAGTAGTCAGCGCCACGGCCAAGTTGCCGGGCACGGCGGCGGTTGAACTGCCCTGGTCCGCGCTGACCAAAAATATCAACGAACCGGCCGTCTGGCTGATCGACGGTGAGGGCAAGGCGCAATTGCACACCGTCACGGTCGGACGCTACCTGACCGGTAAAGTGATCATCAGCGCCGGCCTGGACGGTGGCGAGAAAGTCATTATCGCGGGCGGCCAGTTGCTGCACCCCGGCGTGAAAGTTGAGATCGCCGAAAATACTTATAAGGATTTAGCCGTGGAACCCCAGCCATGA